A region from the Aegilops tauschii subsp. strangulata cultivar AL8/78 chromosome 5, Aet v6.0, whole genome shotgun sequence genome encodes:
- the LOC109781738 gene encoding uncharacterized protein isoform X5, with protein sequence MGMGLEDLASYVESMLTEMAREKVGLLLGVSSEIQSMENKLRFLKDYFADADRRVIADESVRDWVAQLKQIMYGATDIIDLCQHEAMERGPSATRVVRRFTPLLFCIRNPSVAHDIGSRIKALNQRLDAIMERSAAFNFLSRRDMDHGGEVHTSHPYNFKTSGELDRSDVVGEKIEEATEALVAEIIKTRNEVNNDIAVVAIVGVCGIGKTTLAQKVFNDEAIQGEFDKKIWLSINKHFNKADLLRTAITQAGGDSCPTNDEMDMLVDILADALAGKKVLLVMDDVWYPTAWECVLKKPFFNAAARGSRVLITTRREDVARRMRAQHPCHRVDKLGPEDAWSLMKKQIMGNNTHETELDELKDIGLQIIANCGGLPLAIKVMGGVLSVRHVQRPDWMRVLNDFIPSCELPEVINHSVYLSYEDLAPCLKQCFLHYSLLPTNAVFYENDIVGMWISEGFIHGNSHDYWRDSEDLGSEYYRELILRNLIEPDARYTSQLVCNMNDVVRSFAQSICRDEALVAHNGDMYGYLSSRKFYQLSLESKELESDMLVWSLVQEQTSLRTLVSIGQIKLKPGDSLMAFPSPRTLHIESTNAAVLVESLCQLKHLRYLSVAHTDVSSLPENINTMKFLQHINLQGCESFEKLPDSIIKLEQLRYLNLNDTGINVIPRGFCILTNLSKLYGFPAYMDGNWCSLEELWPLSRLKEIELKGLDNVAAGLFAESASLYQMRLSYLKLECSTRVGGGGLVIEGRSVFQDEENQRIEAVFDELHPPQRLSTLVIQGYFGLQLPVWMRTEDRLECLVVLTMEDLACCTQLPCCLSQLPYLEVLKIQRAPAISCVGPEFLGVSEHHDQTAIMFPRLHELVFSGMVKWEEWVWEKQLNAMPALEELLVDNCKLRSFPPGLAFRARALRRLVVTAAQNLNSLDSFASVVELDVYFSPTLTSIANLHQLQKLTIIFCPKLEKLIGVPAIRRLVLEDYDMETLPRYLQDVGNLSLLQLDCSLELLTSIAMGQPGPEWKKYSHVKHVEAYAHDGDNQREWYVLYTKDPYKFETNINQRSSKLAGEDKLIGKEAEQLLGIDSSSDSAVSEDNSELVGIENPCQSIIKLLTHGDEEELKMVSICGTGGLGKTTVAHAVYRKIANEFKYNFFVDMPRNLDIKVIIGTICAEVGCPRPKFEECGVQQLVDRLKIFFEGKRYLIVFDGLWTTSVWDQILPALKDNRHGSRIIITTRNVSIAEHVGGLYRLPLLSCDDSNMLFFRRTLFGSKDDCPSQFRELSEKMLSRCGQLPLAITVITDLLPKDRVLEEWQKVCDSIERGNGMENIRRVLKHSYDDLPPDLQRCLLCLSIFPEGYEIGRDSLVQRWMAEDLIRGKHGQNLQELGESYFSELVNSNMIQPIEFDGSGRDLVYRVPVTTLDLIVDLSIRENFVTILPSLQRTDLPSEVQRLSLRGSNNKHELKAIKNIDQVSSLSLFNGAGLMQPLSKFQGLQVLHLQKCDSVKNEGDSVKNERDSVKNEGVSVKNEGDSVKNEDLNGLESLDKLRYLVLGSSHITEIPKMIGKLRHLQILDLTATRVKELPSSIGKLTKLRRLLINRSTEVPDKIIGKLEALEELVGIDISKSPNILQEIGTMPELRVLSIALWSWDEHHTTLLSQIICKLAMKKLRHLSICSCCLLDLKPDLKPDLQPVLQLEKLEIQGSIFEKLPTWINGLTHLRSLSIEIYSLENNALEVLGELELLFLSLVAKRTSGEKLVIMTNKFCTLETFLLFSRATAIEFEQGAMEKLQRLKLTLQASLTKTDHLGLDTLSSLEHVQVEIICISATDGDVKVAEAAIRSMIGNNPRKPRLEMKRIVEGYMEEDKKKESECEIEVEDEDQEALRMTKPEEQTVTAKKKKSRRARKKNKRHY encoded by the exons ATGGGGATGGGCCTGGAGGATCTTGCATCCTACGTGGAAAGTATGCTCACGGAGATGGCACGGGAAAAGGTGGGGTTGCTGCTCGGTGTCTCGAGTGAGATCCAGAGCATGGAGAACAAGCTCAGGTTCCTCAAGGACTACTTCGCGGATGCCGACCGGCGGGTCATCGCAGATGAATCAGTTCGGGACTGGGTTGCACAACTCAAGCAGATCATGTATGGGGCAACCGACATCATTGACCTCTGCCAGCACGAGGCCATGGAAAGAGGTCCATCAGCAACTCGTGTCGTGCGGCGTTTTACTCCTTTGCTCTTCTGCATAAGGAATCCTTCGGTTGCCCACGACATTGGCAGCCGCATCAAGGCGTTGAACCAGAGGCTTGATGCAATCATGGAGCGTAGCGCTGCGTTCAACTTCCTAAGTCGTCGTGATATGGACCATGGAGGCGAGGTGCACACATCTCATCCATACAACTTCAAGACTTCAGGAGAGCTTGACCGGTCGGATGTGGTTGGGGAGAAGATCGAAGAAGCCACAGAGGCATTAGTGGCCGAAATCATAAAAACAAGAAACGAGGTCAACAACGACATCGCGGTGGTCGCCATCGTAGGAGTCTGTGGGATTGGCAAGACCACCCTTGCACAGAAGGTCTTCAACGACGAGGCCATCCAAGGCGAGTTCGACAAGAAGATATGGCTGAGCATCAACAAGCACTTCAATAAGGCTGACCTTCTGAGGACAGCAATCACTCAAGCCGGAGGTGACTCATGTCCCACAAATGATGAAATGGACATGCTCGTTGATATCCTTGCAGATGCCTTGGCAGGGAAGAAGGTCCTGCTGGTGATGGATGATGTTTGGTACCCCACAGCATGGGAGTGTGTGCTCAAAAAACCATTTTTCAATGCTGCCGCGCGAGGTAGTCGAGTGCTCATCACCACTAGAAGGGAAGATGTTGCCCGTCGTATGCGAGCCCAGCATCCGTGCCACCGTGTCGATAAATTAGGTCCGGAAGATGCGTGGTCACTGATGAAGAAACAG ATAATGGGCAATAACACACATGAGACAGAgcttgatgagctaaaggataTTGGATTGCAGATTATAGCAAATTGTGGTGGTTTGCCACTTGCTATTAAAGTGATGGGAGGAGTGTTGAGTGTGAGACATGTGCAACGGCCTGACTGGATGAGGGTTCTGAATGATTTTATTCCAAGTTGTGAACTGCCCGAGGTGATAAACCACTCAGTGTACTTAAGCTATGAAGATCTAGCTCCTTGTTTGAAGCAGTGCTTCCTGCACTACTCACTTCTCCCTACAAACGCAGTGTTCTATGAGAATGACATTGTTGGCATGTGGATcagcgaaggttttattcatggaAACTCACATGATTATTGGAGAGATTCAGAAGATTTAGGAAGTGAGTACTACAGGGAGCTTATACTGAGGAACCTTATAGAGCCGGATGCAAGGTACACTAGTCAACTGGTTTGCAACATGAATGACGTTGTTCGCTCATTTGCTCAATCCATTTGTAGGGATGAGGCACTAGTGGCTCACAATGGAGATATGTATGGTTATCTTAGTTCAAGAAAGTTCTATCAGTTGTCTCTAGAAAGCAAAGAATTGGAGTCAGATATGTTAGTCTGGAGTCTTGTACAAGAACAGACATCATTGCGAACGCTAGTATCAATTGGCCAGATAAAGCTTAAACCTGGTGATTCTTTGATGGCCTTTCCAAGTCCACGGACCCTACACATAGAATCCACAAATGCTGCTGTATTGGTTGAATCTTTGTGTCAACTTAAGCACCTGAGGTATTTGTCTGTAGCACACACTGATGTATCTAGTCTTCCAGAAAACATCAACACGATGAAATTCTTGCAGCATATTAACCTCCAGGGTTGTGAAAGTTTTGAGAAACTTCCTGATAGCATTATAAAGCTAGAGCAGCTGAGGTATCTAAACCTTAATGACACAGGTATAAATGTTATACCTCGGGGTTTTTGTATTCTAACAAATTTGAGTAAACTATATGGGTTTCCAGCCTACATGGATGGCAACTGGTGTAGTCTGGAAGAGTTGTGGCCTCTTTCCCGGTTAAAAGAAATTGAATTGAAGGGTTTGGACAATGTAGCTGCTGGTTTGTTTGCTGAAAGCGCCAGCCTTTATCAGATGCGTCTTAGCTACTTGAAGTTAGAGTGCAGCACCAGAGTGGGAGGTGGTGGGTTGGTTATAGAAGGAAGAAGTGTATTCCAGGATGAAGAAAACCAACGAATCGAGGCGGTGTTTGATGAGCTCCACCCACCACAGCGCCTAAGTACTCTTGTCATCCAAGGATACTTTGGTCTGCAGCTCCCAGTTTGGATGAGAACAGAGGACCGTCTTGAGTGCTTGGTTGTTCTGACGATGGAAGATTTGGCTTGCTGCACCCAGCTTCCATGTTGCTTGAGTCAGCTTCCCTATTTGGAGGTCCTTAAGATTCAACGAGCCCCAGCCATCAGCTGTGTGGGGCCTGAATTCTTAGGAGTCTCCGAACATCATGACCAGACGGCGATTATGTTTCCTCGTTTGCATGAACTGGTCTTCTCTGGAATGGTGAAGTGGGAGGAGTGGGTGTGGGAAAAACAGTTAAATGCCATGCCCGCCCTGGAGGAGCTTCTGGTCGATAACTGCAAACTGAGGAGCTTTCCTCCTGGCCTTGCCTTCCGTGCAAGGGCTTTGAGACGATTGGTCGTTACTGCGGCTCAAAACCTGAACTCTCTTGATAGTTTTGCTTCTGTTGTTGAGCTTGACGTGTATTTCAGTCCAACGCTGACAAGTATAGCTAATCTCCATCAACTGCAAAAGCTTACAATCATTTTCTGCCCGAAGCTCGAGAAATTGATTGGTGTTCCTGCAATCCGAAGACTAGTGCTGGAGGATTATGACATGGAAACACTCCCGAGATACCTTCAAGATGTAGGGAACCTGAGCCTTTTGCAGCTAGACTGCAGCCTAGAGCTTCTCACGTCCATAGCCATGGGGCAACCTGGACCAGAGTGGAAAAAGTACAGCCATGTCAAGCATGTCGAGGCATATGCGCATGATGGAGACAATCAAAGGGAATGGTATGTGTTATACACAAAAGATCCCTACAAATTCGAGACAAACATCAACCAACGCTCTTCCAAACTGGCAG GTGAAGACAAGCTTATTGGCAAAGAGGCAGAACAACTTCTTGGCATAGACAGCTCGAGTGACTCAGCAG TCAGCGAAGATAACAGCGAACTTGTTGGAATTGAAAATCCATGTCAATCTATAATCAAATTGCTGACGCATGGTGATGAGGAAGAACTAAAAATGGTCTCCATTTGTGGAACTGGAGGTTTGGGTAAAACGACAGTTGCCCATGCAGTTTATAGGAAGATTGCAAATGAATTTAAATATAATTTTTTTGTTGACATGCCCCGTAATCTTGACATAAAAGTGATCATTGGAACCATATGTGCTGAAGTTGGTTGTCCTCGCCCCAAGTTTGAAGAATGTGGTGTTCAGCAACTAGTCGACCGACTCAAAATATTCTTTGAAGGGAAAAG GTACTTGATCGTTTTTGATGGCTTGTGGACCACATCAGTATGGGATCAAATTCTGCCTGCACTGAAAGATAATAGACATGGAAGTAGAATAATAATTACAACCCGGAATGTCAGTATTGCTGAACATGTTGGTGGCCTTTATCGTCTGCCACTTCTTTCTTGCGACGACTCGAACATGTTATTCTTCCGAAGAACATTATTTGGCAGTAAAGATgattgtccttctcaatttagaGAATTGTCTGAGAAAATGTTGAGTAGATGTGGACAGTTACCATTAGCCATCACTGTCATAACTGATTTGCTGCCTAAAGATAGGGTGTTGGAGGAATGGCAAAAGGTGTGTGATTCTATTGAAAGGGGTAACGGTATGGAGAATATCAGAAGAGTTCTAAAACACAGTTATGATGATCTACCTCCAGATCTCCAGAGATGCTTGTTGTGTCTAAGTATTTTCCCAGAGGGCTATGAGATTGGAAGAGATAGTTTGGTGCAGAGATGGATGGCTGAAGATTTAATACGTGGGAAGCATGGACAGAACTTACAGGAACTGGGTGAGAGTTATTTTTCTGAACTCGTAAATTCTAACATGATCCAACCAATAGAATTTGACGGTTCTGGAAGGGATCTGGTTTACCGTGTACCTGTAACAACTCTTGATCTTATTGTCGATTTGTCTATTCGCGAGAACTTTGTTACTATATTACCTAGCCTACAACGAACAGATCTCCCAAGTGAGGTACAACGATTATCTCTCCGAGGCAGCAATAATAAGCATGAGTTAAAAGCAATCAAGAACATTGACCAAGTGAGTTCACTCTCCCTCTTTAATGGTGCTGGTTTGATGCAGCCACTTTCAAAATTTCAAGGGCTGCAAGTGTTACATTTACAGAAATGTGATTCTGTGAAGAATGAAGGTGATTCTGTGAAGAATGAACGAGATTCTGTGAAGAATGAAGGTGTTTCTGTGAAGAATGAAGGAGATTCTGTGAAGAATGAAGATCTTAACGGTCTTGAGAGTTTGGACAAGCTGAGGTATCTTGTTCTAGGCAGCAGTCATATTACCGAGATCCCCAAAATGATCGGGAAACTACGCCATCTGCAGATACTGGATTTGACGGCAACTCGTGTAAAAGAGCTGCCATCAAGCATTGGTAAGCTTACAAAATTGCGGCGTCTGCTTATTAACAGATCCACAGAAGTACCAGATAAGATCATTGGGAAACTAGAAGCTCTAGAAGAACTGGTGGGCATTGATATCTCCAAGTCTCCAAATATTCTGCAAGAGATTGGTACCATGCCAGAACTGAGGGTGCTCAGCATTGCCTTGTGGTCGTGGGATGAGCATCATACCACACTTCTCTCCCAGATTATCTGCAAACTGGCTATGAAGAAACTCAGACATCTCTCTATCTGCTCTTGCTGTTTACTAGATTTGAAGCCAGATTTGAAGCCAGATCTGCAGCCGGTTCTCCAACTGGAAAAGCTTGAGATACAGGGCAGCATATTCGAGAAATTACCAACGTGGATTAACGGACTCACCCATCTCCGCTCCTTGTCCATCGAGATCTACTCCTTGGAAAATAATGCCCTTGAAGTACTTGGGGAATTAGAGCTTCTTTTCCTATCCCTTGTTGCAAAGAGGACCTCAGGAGAAAAGTTGGTGATTATGACAAATAAATTCTGTACCCTGGAAACTTTCCTTCTGTTCAGCCGTGCCACAGCAATCGAGTTTGAACAAGGAGCTATGGAGAAACTTCAAAGGCTTAAGTTAACGCTGCAGGCGTCACTGACAAAGACGGATCATCTTGGCCTGGATACTCTCTCTTCACTTGAGCACGTCCAAGTTGAAATTATCTGCATCAGTGCCACGGATGGGGATGTGAAGGTTGCTGAGGCTGCAATCCGGAGCATGATTGGAAATAACCCCCGTAAACCTAGACTTGAAATGAAAAGAATCGTGGAGGGATATATGGAAGAAGATAAAAAGAAAGAGTCAGAATGTGAAATCGAGGTAGAAGATGAAGATCAAGAAGCACTCCGTATGACAAAGCCGGAAGAACAGACCGTTAcagcaaagaagaagaagagcaggagggcaaggaagaagaacaagagGCATTACTA G
- the LOC109781738 gene encoding uncharacterized protein isoform X9, with product MGNNTHETELDELKDIGLQIIANCGGLPLAIKVMGGVLSVRHVQRPDWMRVLNDFIPSCELPEVINHSVYLSYEDLAPCLKQCFLHYSLLPTNAVFYENDIVGMWISEGFIHGNSHDYWRDSEDLGSEYYRELILRNLIEPDARYTSQLVCNMNDVVRSFAQSICRDEALVAHNGDMYGYLSSRKFYQLSLESKELESDMLVWSLVQEQTSLRTLVSIGQIKLKPGDSLMAFPSPRTLHIESTNAAVLVESLCQLKHLRYLSVAHTDVSSLPENINTMKFLQHINLQGCESFEKLPDSIIKLEQLRYLNLNDTGINVIPRGFCILTNLSKLYGFPAYMDGNWCSLEELWPLSRLKEIELKGLDNVAAGLFAESASLYQMRLSYLKLECSTRVGGGGLVIEGRSVFQDEENQRIEAVFDELHPPQRLSTLVIQGYFGLQLPVWMRTEDRLECLVVLTMEDLACCTQLPCCLSQLPYLEVLKIQRAPAISCVGPEFLGVSEHHDQTAIMFPRLHELVFSGMVKWEEWVWEKQLNAMPALEELLVDNCKLRSFPPGLAFRARALRRLVVTAAQNLNSLDSFASVVELDVYFSPTLTSIANLHQLQKLTIIFCPKLEKLIGVPAIRRLVLEDYDMETLPRYLQDVGNLSLLQLDCSLELLTSIAMGQPGPEWKKYSHVKHVEAYAHDGDNQREWYVLYTKDPYKFETNINQRSSKLAGEDKLIGKEAEQLLGIDSSSDSAVSEDNSELVGIENPCQSIIKLLTHGDEEELKMVSICGTGGLGKTTVAHAVYRKIANEFKYNFFVDMPRNLDIKVIIGTICAEVGCPRPKFEECGVQQLVDRLKIFFEGKRYLIVFDGLWTTSVWDQILPALKDNRHGSRIIITTRNVSIAEHVGGLYRLPLLSCDDSNMLFFRRTLFGSKDDCPSQFRELSEKMLSRCGQLPLAITVITDLLPKDRVLEEWQKVCDSIERGNGMENIRRVLKHSYDDLPPDLQRCLLCLSIFPEGYEIGRDSLVQRWMAEDLIRGKHGQNLQELGESYFSELVNSNMIQPIEFDGSGRDLVYRVPVTTLDLIVDLSIRENFVTILPSLQRTDLPSEVQRLSLRGSNNKHELKAIKNIDQVSSLSLFNGAGLMQPLSKFQGLQVLHLQKCDSVKNEGDSVKNERDSVKNEGVSVKNEGDSVKNEDLNGLESLDKLRYLVLGSSHITEIPKMIGKLRHLQILDLTATRVKELPSSIGKLTKLRRLLINRSTEVPDKIIGKLEALEELVGIDISKSPNILQEIGTMPELRVLSIALWSWDEHHTTLLSQIICKLAMKKLRHLSICSCCLLDLKPDLKPDLQPVLQLEKLEIQGSIFEKLPTWINGLTHLRSLSIEIYSLENNALEVLGELELLFLSLVAKRTSGEKLVIMTNKFCTLETFLLFSRATAIEFEQGAMEKLQRLKLTLQASLTKTDHLGLDTLSSLEHVQVEIICISATDGDVKVAEAAIRSMIGNNPRKPRLEMKRIVEGYMEEDKKKESECEIEVEDEDQEALRMTKPEEQTVTAKKKKSRRARKKNKRHY from the exons ATGGGCAATAACACACATGAGACAGAgcttgatgagctaaaggataTTGGATTGCAGATTATAGCAAATTGTGGTGGTTTGCCACTTGCTATTAAAGTGATGGGAGGAGTGTTGAGTGTGAGACATGTGCAACGGCCTGACTGGATGAGGGTTCTGAATGATTTTATTCCAAGTTGTGAACTGCCCGAGGTGATAAACCACTCAGTGTACTTAAGCTATGAAGATCTAGCTCCTTGTTTGAAGCAGTGCTTCCTGCACTACTCACTTCTCCCTACAAACGCAGTGTTCTATGAGAATGACATTGTTGGCATGTGGATcagcgaaggttttattcatggaAACTCACATGATTATTGGAGAGATTCAGAAGATTTAGGAAGTGAGTACTACAGGGAGCTTATACTGAGGAACCTTATAGAGCCGGATGCAAGGTACACTAGTCAACTGGTTTGCAACATGAATGACGTTGTTCGCTCATTTGCTCAATCCATTTGTAGGGATGAGGCACTAGTGGCTCACAATGGAGATATGTATGGTTATCTTAGTTCAAGAAAGTTCTATCAGTTGTCTCTAGAAAGCAAAGAATTGGAGTCAGATATGTTAGTCTGGAGTCTTGTACAAGAACAGACATCATTGCGAACGCTAGTATCAATTGGCCAGATAAAGCTTAAACCTGGTGATTCTTTGATGGCCTTTCCAAGTCCACGGACCCTACACATAGAATCCACAAATGCTGCTGTATTGGTTGAATCTTTGTGTCAACTTAAGCACCTGAGGTATTTGTCTGTAGCACACACTGATGTATCTAGTCTTCCAGAAAACATCAACACGATGAAATTCTTGCAGCATATTAACCTCCAGGGTTGTGAAAGTTTTGAGAAACTTCCTGATAGCATTATAAAGCTAGAGCAGCTGAGGTATCTAAACCTTAATGACACAGGTATAAATGTTATACCTCGGGGTTTTTGTATTCTAACAAATTTGAGTAAACTATATGGGTTTCCAGCCTACATGGATGGCAACTGGTGTAGTCTGGAAGAGTTGTGGCCTCTTTCCCGGTTAAAAGAAATTGAATTGAAGGGTTTGGACAATGTAGCTGCTGGTTTGTTTGCTGAAAGCGCCAGCCTTTATCAGATGCGTCTTAGCTACTTGAAGTTAGAGTGCAGCACCAGAGTGGGAGGTGGTGGGTTGGTTATAGAAGGAAGAAGTGTATTCCAGGATGAAGAAAACCAACGAATCGAGGCGGTGTTTGATGAGCTCCACCCACCACAGCGCCTAAGTACTCTTGTCATCCAAGGATACTTTGGTCTGCAGCTCCCAGTTTGGATGAGAACAGAGGACCGTCTTGAGTGCTTGGTTGTTCTGACGATGGAAGATTTGGCTTGCTGCACCCAGCTTCCATGTTGCTTGAGTCAGCTTCCCTATTTGGAGGTCCTTAAGATTCAACGAGCCCCAGCCATCAGCTGTGTGGGGCCTGAATTCTTAGGAGTCTCCGAACATCATGACCAGACGGCGATTATGTTTCCTCGTTTGCATGAACTGGTCTTCTCTGGAATGGTGAAGTGGGAGGAGTGGGTGTGGGAAAAACAGTTAAATGCCATGCCCGCCCTGGAGGAGCTTCTGGTCGATAACTGCAAACTGAGGAGCTTTCCTCCTGGCCTTGCCTTCCGTGCAAGGGCTTTGAGACGATTGGTCGTTACTGCGGCTCAAAACCTGAACTCTCTTGATAGTTTTGCTTCTGTTGTTGAGCTTGACGTGTATTTCAGTCCAACGCTGACAAGTATAGCTAATCTCCATCAACTGCAAAAGCTTACAATCATTTTCTGCCCGAAGCTCGAGAAATTGATTGGTGTTCCTGCAATCCGAAGACTAGTGCTGGAGGATTATGACATGGAAACACTCCCGAGATACCTTCAAGATGTAGGGAACCTGAGCCTTTTGCAGCTAGACTGCAGCCTAGAGCTTCTCACGTCCATAGCCATGGGGCAACCTGGACCAGAGTGGAAAAAGTACAGCCATGTCAAGCATGTCGAGGCATATGCGCATGATGGAGACAATCAAAGGGAATGGTATGTGTTATACACAAAAGATCCCTACAAATTCGAGACAAACATCAACCAACGCTCTTCCAAACTGGCAG GTGAAGACAAGCTTATTGGCAAAGAGGCAGAACAACTTCTTGGCATAGACAGCTCGAGTGACTCAGCAG TCAGCGAAGATAACAGCGAACTTGTTGGAATTGAAAATCCATGTCAATCTATAATCAAATTGCTGACGCATGGTGATGAGGAAGAACTAAAAATGGTCTCCATTTGTGGAACTGGAGGTTTGGGTAAAACGACAGTTGCCCATGCAGTTTATAGGAAGATTGCAAATGAATTTAAATATAATTTTTTTGTTGACATGCCCCGTAATCTTGACATAAAAGTGATCATTGGAACCATATGTGCTGAAGTTGGTTGTCCTCGCCCCAAGTTTGAAGAATGTGGTGTTCAGCAACTAGTCGACCGACTCAAAATATTCTTTGAAGGGAAAAG GTACTTGATCGTTTTTGATGGCTTGTGGACCACATCAGTATGGGATCAAATTCTGCCTGCACTGAAAGATAATAGACATGGAAGTAGAATAATAATTACAACCCGGAATGTCAGTATTGCTGAACATGTTGGTGGCCTTTATCGTCTGCCACTTCTTTCTTGCGACGACTCGAACATGTTATTCTTCCGAAGAACATTATTTGGCAGTAAAGATgattgtccttctcaatttagaGAATTGTCTGAGAAAATGTTGAGTAGATGTGGACAGTTACCATTAGCCATCACTGTCATAACTGATTTGCTGCCTAAAGATAGGGTGTTGGAGGAATGGCAAAAGGTGTGTGATTCTATTGAAAGGGGTAACGGTATGGAGAATATCAGAAGAGTTCTAAAACACAGTTATGATGATCTACCTCCAGATCTCCAGAGATGCTTGTTGTGTCTAAGTATTTTCCCAGAGGGCTATGAGATTGGAAGAGATAGTTTGGTGCAGAGATGGATGGCTGAAGATTTAATACGTGGGAAGCATGGACAGAACTTACAGGAACTGGGTGAGAGTTATTTTTCTGAACTCGTAAATTCTAACATGATCCAACCAATAGAATTTGACGGTTCTGGAAGGGATCTGGTTTACCGTGTACCTGTAACAACTCTTGATCTTATTGTCGATTTGTCTATTCGCGAGAACTTTGTTACTATATTACCTAGCCTACAACGAACAGATCTCCCAAGTGAGGTACAACGATTATCTCTCCGAGGCAGCAATAATAAGCATGAGTTAAAAGCAATCAAGAACATTGACCAAGTGAGTTCACTCTCCCTCTTTAATGGTGCTGGTTTGATGCAGCCACTTTCAAAATTTCAAGGGCTGCAAGTGTTACATTTACAGAAATGTGATTCTGTGAAGAATGAAGGTGATTCTGTGAAGAATGAACGAGATTCTGTGAAGAATGAAGGTGTTTCTGTGAAGAATGAAGGAGATTCTGTGAAGAATGAAGATCTTAACGGTCTTGAGAGTTTGGACAAGCTGAGGTATCTTGTTCTAGGCAGCAGTCATATTACCGAGATCCCCAAAATGATCGGGAAACTACGCCATCTGCAGATACTGGATTTGACGGCAACTCGTGTAAAAGAGCTGCCATCAAGCATTGGTAAGCTTACAAAATTGCGGCGTCTGCTTATTAACAGATCCACAGAAGTACCAGATAAGATCATTGGGAAACTAGAAGCTCTAGAAGAACTGGTGGGCATTGATATCTCCAAGTCTCCAAATATTCTGCAAGAGATTGGTACCATGCCAGAACTGAGGGTGCTCAGCATTGCCTTGTGGTCGTGGGATGAGCATCATACCACACTTCTCTCCCAGATTATCTGCAAACTGGCTATGAAGAAACTCAGACATCTCTCTATCTGCTCTTGCTGTTTACTAGATTTGAAGCCAGATTTGAAGCCAGATCTGCAGCCGGTTCTCCAACTGGAAAAGCTTGAGATACAGGGCAGCATATTCGAGAAATTACCAACGTGGATTAACGGACTCACCCATCTCCGCTCCTTGTCCATCGAGATCTACTCCTTGGAAAATAATGCCCTTGAAGTACTTGGGGAATTAGAGCTTCTTTTCCTATCCCTTGTTGCAAAGAGGACCTCAGGAGAAAAGTTGGTGATTATGACAAATAAATTCTGTACCCTGGAAACTTTCCTTCTGTTCAGCCGTGCCACAGCAATCGAGTTTGAACAAGGAGCTATGGAGAAACTTCAAAGGCTTAAGTTAACGCTGCAGGCGTCACTGACAAAGACGGATCATCTTGGCCTGGATACTCTCTCTTCACTTGAGCACGTCCAAGTTGAAATTATCTGCATCAGTGCCACGGATGGGGATGTGAAGGTTGCTGAGGCTGCAATCCGGAGCATGATTGGAAATAACCCCCGTAAACCTAGACTTGAAATGAAAAGAATCGTGGAGGGATATATGGAAGAAGATAAAAAGAAAGAGTCAGAATGTGAAATCGAGGTAGAAGATGAAGATCAAGAAGCACTCCGTATGACAAAGCCGGAAGAACAGACCGTTAcagcaaagaagaagaagagcaggagggcaaggaagaagaacaagagGCATTACTA G